The genomic DNA TCCGAACCGGAGATCGAGCAGCTGCGGACCGCGCTGTTCGACGAGTTCCACCCCAAGGGCGCCGATGGCCAGCCCAGTAAGCAGGCGATCAGCGACTCGAAGGTGTCGGAGACCTGGGGCGGCCAGATCACCAACAAGGCGCTGATCGCGCTCGTGGTGTTCATCGTGCTGGCCTCGATCTACATCGCCTGGCGCTATGAGCGCTACATGGCGATGGCCGCGATGGCCACCCTGGTCTTCGACCTGGTCGTGACCGCCGGCGTCTATTCGCTGGTCGGATTCGAGGTCAGCCCAGCCACCGTGATCGGCCTGCTCACGATTCTGGGCTTCTCGCTGTACGACACGGTGATCGTGTTCGACAAGGTCGAGGAGAACACCCAGGGCTTCGAGCACACGACTCGCCGAACCTTCGCCGAGCAGGCCAACCTCGCCGTCAACCAGACGTTCATGCGTTCGATCAACACCAGCTTGATCTCGGTGTTGCCCATCGTGGCGCTGATGGTGGTGGCGGTGTGGCTCCTGGGCGTCGGAACCCTGATGGACCTGGCTCTGGTCCAGCTGGTCGGCGTCATCGTGGGTACGTACTCGTCGATCTACTTCGCCACGCCGCTGCTCGTGTCGTTGCGCGAACGCACCGAGCTGGTGCGCAAGCACACCAAGCGGGTGCTCAACCGCCGGGAGAAAGGCGCCAAGTCGGCGACTGCCACCAAAGACACGGCCGCGACCCCTGACGCCGAAGACACCGCCGGCGAGACCGTGTCCGTGTCGGTCGCTGCCGAGCCTGCACCCGCCAAGCCGGCACCGGGCGCACGTCCGGGCCCGCGGACCGGGCGTCCGTCGGGCAAGCGGAACACCCGCCGGTAAACGCCGATGGTTCATTGGCGGGCCGTTGGCCGGGCACGGACAACGGCGGCGGTGGTGGCCACACTGTCCGTGGTCGCCGGGATGGGTCTGGTGGCATGTTCGGGCAGTTCGGCCGACGAGATCGACTATGCCGTGGACGGCTCACTGACCACCTACAACACCAACACGGTGGCCGGAGCCGCGTCCGCCGGACCTCAGGCATTCGCGCGGGCGTTGACCGGGTTCGCCTATCACGGCCCCGAAGGTCAGGTGGTCGCCGACAACGACTTTGGTTCGGTGTCGGTGGTGGGCCGCGCCCCGCTGGTGCTCGACTACGTGATCAGCGACAAGGCCGTCTACTCCGATGGCAAGCCGATCACCTGTGATGACCTGGTGTTGACCTGGGGCGCTCAGTCCGGCAGGTTCCCCGTGTTCGACGCCGCCAGCCAAGCCGGCTACCGCGACATCGGCTCGGTGGACTGCACACCCGGTCAGAAGCGGGCCCGGGTGTCCTTCGCCCAGGACCGCGGATTCCTCGACTACGGCCAATTGTTCGCGGCCACCGCGCTGATGCCTGCACACGTCCTCGCCGACGAACTCGACCTGGGCGACGGGGGGGTGGCCACGGCGTTGCAGAACGGCGACCAGCCGACCATCGACCGCATCGCCAAGGCGTGGAACAACATCTGGGATCTCAAGCCCGACCTCGACCTCAAACGGTTCCCCTCGTCGGGTCCCTACCGGATCGACTCGGTGTCCAAAGACGGCGTGGTGGTCCTGGTCGCCAACGACAAATGGTGGGGCACCCCGCCCGTCACCAACCGGATCGCGGTATGGCCGCGCGGGGCCGACATCCAGGAGCGGGTCAACCAGGGATCCTTCGACGTTGTCGACATCGAGTCCGGATCCTCGGGCCTGCTCAACCTGCCCGATGACTACGTCAGCACCGAAAGCCCGTCCGCCGGTATCGAGCAGTTGATCTTCGCACCGGGTGGTCCGCTGGCTGCCCCACCGGCGCGGCGTGCCGTTGCGCTGTGCACGCCCCGTGACGTGATCGCCCGTAACGCCGCGACGCCCATCGTCAACTCGCGGCTCAGCCCGGTCAGCGACGACGCGTTCAGCGCGGCCGAGAATGTCGGCGAGGCCGCGCAATTCGCTGTGGCCAACATCGGTGCGGCCCGCGCCGCCCTGAACAACAAGCCGTTGACCGTACGCATCGGGTATCAGACGCCCAACGCCAGACTGGCCGCGACCGTCGGCGCCATCGCGAAATCGTGCGCCGCCGCGGGCATCACCGTGCAGGACGCAGGATCAGCGACGGCCGGGCCGGTGGCGTTGCGCAACAACGAGATCGACGGGTTGCTGGCCAGCACGGGCGGGGCCGCGGGCAGCGGTTCCTCGGGTTCTTCGGCGATCGACGCCTATGCCTTCCACTCCGGTAACGGCAACAACCTGCCCGCCTATTTCAACGAGCGGATCGACGGCATCATCGACGCGCAGGCCGTCACGAGCGATCCGAAGGAACTGG from Mycobacterium sp. DL440 includes the following:
- the secF gene encoding protein translocase subunit SecF yields the protein MAAKNDTTAEDVKDTSVETPSIESTSAALPKHGFFVRLYTGTGAFEVIGRRKLWYAVSGIMVAICIASMVLRGFTFGIDFEGGTKVSMPSAGSAGIVSVQQVEDVYSKTLNRTPESVVLVGSGASATVQIRSETLSEPEIEQLRTALFDEFHPKGADGQPSKQAISDSKVSETWGGQITNKALIALVVFIVLASIYIAWRYERYMAMAAMATLVFDLVVTAGVYSLVGFEVSPATVIGLLTILGFSLYDTVIVFDKVEENTQGFEHTTRRTFAEQANLAVNQTFMRSINTSLISVLPIVALMVVAVWLLGVGTLMDLALVQLVGVIVGTYSSIYFATPLLVSLRERTELVRKHTKRVLNRREKGAKSATATKDTAATPDAEDTAGETVSVSVAAEPAPAKPAPGARPGPRTGRPSGKRNTRR
- a CDS encoding ABC transporter substrate-binding protein, with the translated sequence MVHWRAVGRARTTAAVVATLSVVAGMGLVACSGSSADEIDYAVDGSLTTYNTNTVAGAASAGPQAFARALTGFAYHGPEGQVVADNDFGSVSVVGRAPLVLDYVISDKAVYSDGKPITCDDLVLTWGAQSGRFPVFDAASQAGYRDIGSVDCTPGQKRARVSFAQDRGFLDYGQLFAATALMPAHVLADELDLGDGGVATALQNGDQPTIDRIAKAWNNIWDLKPDLDLKRFPSSGPYRIDSVSKDGVVVLVANDKWWGTPPVTNRIAVWPRGADIQERVNQGSFDVVDIESGSSGLLNLPDDYVSTESPSAGIEQLIFAPGGPLAAPPARRAVALCTPRDVIARNAATPIVNSRLSPVSDDAFSAAENVGEAAQFAVANIGAARAALNNKPLTVRIGYQTPNARLAATVGAIAKSCAAAGITVQDAGSATAGPVALRNNEIDGLLASTGGAAGSGSSGSSAIDAYAFHSGNGNNLPAYFNERIDGIIDAQAVTSDPKELARLAGEGAPILWNDIPTLPLYRQQRTVLTSNKMYAVSSNPTRWGAGWNMDRWKLST